The genome window GCGACGTCACGGTACGGCGGAGTGCGCATCTCTCCCTCGGTAAGGCAgaataacatcatcatcacagccgGCGACGGACAACTGCTGGTCCCTCCCTCTCCGGTACCACATGGACCGGAACCGCCCAGAGACACGTGACGCGGGATCTCTGGACTGAGCGAGCGCCTCACACCGCATCATGGCTGCGGACGATGCGGCCGCCCGGTCCCGAACCGGAGCCGTCCTCTCCCACTGGGCTCCGCTGTCTCCACCCcgcctgctgctcctctccctctccgccTGCTCCCTCTTCCCCGCCCCGGCTCTCGGTCTGCTCGGCTTTCGACCGGaggagaccggcgcggagcTGTCCGTGGAGGACGGGGTGCTGAAAGCCACCGAGGGCACCCGCTTCATGCTGCGGGTCTACTACTCCACCTCCCCGCAGAGGCTCAACCGCACCGCGGGGAGTCGGGCCAACAACGCAGCGCCCTGGATCGCCTTCATCGAGGAGCCAACTCCCGGGAGAGAGGGACAAGTTCACCCGAAGCGGAACCTGTGCATGGACAAGAACGCCAGGACGTCCGATATCGAGGTTTTAGGCTCTTTCAAGTCGGCGTCCAGCCAAAACTCGGTGCTGGTGGAACTGCTGGCCAAGGACCTGCGGAGGGGAGAGAAGATCAAATACTACTCCATGTGCGCTTTCGACGGATCCAAATGGGAACACTACCGGACCCGGGATTTCTGGGTGGCCGTGGTGGAGCGCTCAGCAGTCCCGGACCTCTGGCTGCAGGTTCTGGTGTCCGTCTTGTTACTCGGCCTGTCGGCTCTGTTCAGCGGGCTGAACCTGAGCCTGCTGGCGCTGGACCCGGTGGAGCTGCAGGTCCTCCAGAACAGCGGCACGGACAAGGAGCAGAACTACGCGCGGAAAATCGAGTCTGTGCGTCGGCACGGTAACTATGTCCTCTGCACTTTGCTCCTGGGGAACGCGCTGATCAACGCCTCGCTGGCCGTGTGGGTGTGCCAGATTCTGGGCATGACCTGGCTCTCTACGGTCATCTGCGCCTTCGGCATCTTCTTCATCGGGGAGATCCTTCCGCACTCGGTGGCGTCGCGCCACGGCCTGGCCATCGCCTCCAAAACCATCTGGTTAACGCGGCTGCTGATGGTGCTCTCTTTCCCCATCTCCTACCCCATCAGCAAACTGCTGGACCTCATCCTCCACCAGGAGATCTCCAACTTCTACACCAGGGAGAAGCTCCTGGAGATGCTGCGCGTCACCGACCCGTACCACGACCTGGTCAAAGAGGAGCTCAACATCATCCAGGGAGCGCTGGAGCTGCGCACCAAGACGGTGGAGGACGTGCTGACGCCGCTGACCGACTGCTTCATGCTGGCCTCGGACGCGGTGCTGGACTTCAACACCATGACAGAGATCATGCAGAGCGGATACACGCGGATTCCGGTGTTCGAGAACGAGCGGTCCAACATCGTGGACATCCTGTTCGTCAAGGATCTGGCGTTTGTGGATCCGGACGACTGCACCCCGCTGAAGACCATCACCCAGTTCTACAAGCACCCGCTGCACTGCGTTTTCAACGACACCAAACTGGACGCCATGCTGGAGGAGTTCAAGAAAGGTGAGGAGGGCTTGCTCACAGTGGATGGGTGCATGTACCTGGGTGTGTGACGAGTGAATATACTTTCGcatacagtttgttttgtcaAATCAGTAGCCTCCTTCAAATATGATCATATAAAAAGTTTATATATCTCTAAACTTCATCGCTAATCAGAAACTGCCATCCCTGTGTTTATTGTAAAGTAGCAATCATGGAtaaacatttgaacattttcaatCAGGAGATACTATCTTTGATGCAgctgtgctctctgctgctgtaatGCCCCACTCctccctcagggatcaatatgGTTAATCTTATTTTTCAGATGGCACATGGTTAACTAACCCCCTGGGTCAAACACATATTGAGAAGTGGCATGCTGTGGGTATTTATTATAATGAGTCCTGACAAATTATCCCATATCCATTGAACtggtaatattaataataatgaccACATCAGACATTATTGATCTCCTCTTTCATTATCATAATTCATTTCCAGAGTTTTGCTGTAAGGTGAAACCGGCTCTAAAGAGTGATGAGAGTGGATGTTTCCTGCTTCTGTTCTTCACTGTAAAACCTCCCAGGAATTTTGCTGgcactgtttatttatgtataacCTAAGCAGGTAGGGAGTCAGTGTTGTGGCCAAGGACACTGAGACAGGTCACTGCTGCTGCCGGGGTCGAACCTGTGACATTTCAGCTGAAGGACAGTCACCCAGACAACTAAACTACATGGAAGTGGCTCCTAATTCCTCCTAATTCCAATTAAGCTCCTTTATGAGTTGAGAAAACTGATGAAACCATCAAAACCCatagaataaacacaaaaatgcaggaGAGCCAAGCTGAAAACCAAGGCTGCATTTCTTAGAACTTGAAAACTTGACA of Myripristis murdjan chromosome 1, fMyrMur1.1, whole genome shotgun sequence contains these proteins:
- the LOC115365945 gene encoding metal transporter CNNM1-like is translated as MAADDAAARSRTGAVLSHWAPLSPPRLLLLSLSACSLFPAPALGLLGFRPEETGAELSVEDGVLKATEGTRFMLRVYYSTSPQRLNRTAGSRANNAAPWIAFIEEPTPGREGQVHPKRNLCMDKNARTSDIEVLGSFKSASSQNSVLVELLAKDLRRGEKIKYYSMCAFDGSKWEHYRTRDFWVAVVERSAVPDLWLQVLVSVLLLGLSALFSGLNLSLLALDPVELQVLQNSGTDKEQNYARKIESVRRHGNYVLCTLLLGNALINASLAVWVCQILGMTWLSTVICAFGIFFIGEILPHSVASRHGLAIASKTIWLTRLLMVLSFPISYPISKLLDLILHQEISNFYTREKLLEMLRVTDPYHDLVKEELNIIQGALELRTKTVEDVLTPLTDCFMLASDAVLDFNTMTEIMQSGYTRIPVFENERSNIVDILFVKDLAFVDPDDCTPLKTITQFYKHPLHCVFNDTKLDAMLEEFKKGKSHLAIVQRVNNEGEGDPFYEVMGIVTLEDVIEEIIKSEILDETDLYTDNRTKRRVSHHERKQQDFSIFKLSENEMKVKISPQLLLATHRFLSTEVEPFKPAHLSEKILLRLIKHPSVVQELKFDEKNKRAPQHFLFQRNKPVDYFILVLQGRVEVEFGKEALKFENGAFAYYGVPAIMPTVYRSPSRSSGLDRSDSMLYGGSMGQLNGGGSIYLPDYSVRQLTHLQVIKITRSHYQNALTATRMDSSPQTPDADGRPTEGNTPTPEPPIPEHTATLMPPREPGRPGSARSRAQQASVPHSTSLLNEKNRIVRSKSDGQKSPSDSVFLRMDEIPYIREDRSESDGNTDTASVPIETDTSPFISTMSLSGSEDTLGKKLLLKLSHKKRKKSREGEKTPEDNSEQPLVKT